The genomic interval AATCGACTTCTGCAGATATATAATTATTCATGGTGCCAAATGCAGCAACATACAAGTATGTCCGCATCAATATATTGAAAAATAGACATGCTTACACAGCCGGAACGACGAGCGGTCCTTCTTCTTGCCGGAGTTGTACTGCTGCTCCTGGCGTTTCATCTGGGAACAACTCTTTTTGTACCGGACGGCGGGGCAGTGGCATACTCAGCTGATCTTGCTGACGGTGTGCTGGTAAAACACACCGGTACTGTTTTAGATCTCACTTTTACCAAAACTGGCGGTCATTTGATCGTCAACGTATCCGGAACTGATGTGTTCGTGCCTGGCGGCGCATCAAAACTCACCCTGCTTGTTGGCGATCAGGTAACCCTGCGCGGCATTACTGAGACATATTCCGGAAAAAAAGAGATTATAGTGAATGATCCTTCAGATATTGCGAAAATTTAGTTCCGGTTGGCTTTACCCGGAACACCCTCTCCCTCGATGACCTTTATCTGATTACCAAGGGACTTCTTCTTTGACGGTTCAGTTCCCTCAACTTTCGTTGACTTGATTTTGGATTTGCGGCCTTCAACACCCGCGCCAGTGTCGCTGCCCTCGTGAATGTCATTAAATTTTATCCGCATACTGATTCATTGGCCCACAACAATAAAGTCATTTGCCTCAAGACTATTACAGCAGATGACTGAGCTTCCCAATACCGGCGACCGCGTGGATGTTCTTATACTTCGCGACCTGCGGCAGACCGAGCACATCAACGTCTACCTCTATATGGATGAAGAGATTGCCAAAACCTCAGACCTTGCCGCTGACCTGCAGAAGTACCGGCTCATTGATCCTGACTTCAGGCCCGTGATGGAAATTGAAGAGTGGTTTAAGGTCATGCAAAAACAGATGCGCCAGATCGCAGGACCTGGTGCAAAGGTTGAAACAATGTTTGCCGAAGAGCCGCTGCATGCAGAAATTCTCGGCTCAGGAATAATTCAGACCGCGGTCGGTCCGAGGACGTATCTCAAAGCCCTGCTTCCGTATCTTGACGAGATGGAAGACATCCATTACTCGGACGCAACCCTTCCCAGTAAATAATGCCGGCGGTGTCCGGTAATTTCCACCGGTATTTTTGTCCCAAGGGGAATTTCCTGCATCACCACAATATTCTGATACGTCCGGTCGCGGGCAGTAACACTTCCTGCCCGCACCGCCTCAGTAACCACTGCGTCGACAACTCTACCAATCCAGGCCTCATTGTTTGCATCATACACCTGATTTGCCGCGTTCGTCAGAGCCCGTGACCGTTCCTTTTTTATCGGCTCAGGCAGTTTTTTCATCTTTGCTGCCGGCGTCCCGGGCCGGACTGAAAATCGCGTGATGTTCACCTTGCCGGGTTTTGTGCTGAGAATCTGATCCACCGACGCCTTGCCGTCCGCATCAGTCTCTCCGGAAAATCCTGCGATGTAATCAGTAGAGATGCGGATATCGGGGAACCGTTCGCGTGATCTTTTGCAGATCTCCTCATACTCTGCCGAGGTGTATCTGCGTCCCATCGTTTTCAAAACCGCGTCGGATCCTGACTGCACCGGCACATGCAGAAACAAAAAGATCTTCGGGTCGGTTAATGCATCCAAAAAATCATCCAGAATCGGCAGAAGCGTATCAGGATTTGCCATACCTACTCTGATATGAAACTCTCCCGGAATCTTGCAGAGCGAACGCAGAAGATCAGGCAGCCGCCGTCCTGAGGTCATATCCATTCCCCAGGAACTCACATCCTGTGCGGTCAGCTGAATCTCTGCAACTCCAGCTTCCACAAACCGCTCAGCCTGCGTTACAATATCCTCCTCAGAAAAACTCACCAGTTTCCCTCGTGCAAGTCTCGTAATACAGTAGGTGCAGTGGCCGTTACATCCTCTGGCAATCTGAAGAACCGCATGATCGCCGGAACTCACCGTCCCAACCTCACGGTAACAGGAATGAATCAGATCAGGATCAATAATTCCTGCGTCAGGGCACGCTTCAAGAACACGTTCGATGGAAATTCCTGGCAGACATCCGGTAATAATCAGGGTTTTTCCGGCAAACAGATTCATGCGTTCGTACATGTGCTTCTCGGTTTTATCCACCACAATGCAGGTGTTGATCAAAACTGCGTCTGCGTCTTCCGCAGTATCCACAACCGTGCAGCCCTGAGCCTTGGCTATCTCAATGATTTTTTCGGTGTCGCCGGCATTGTAGGTGCAGCCGTAGGTCTCAGCATACAGCCGGACATTTTTCAGCCGGTCCAGTGCCGCAGCTGTCAGAGCCGTTGAATCCATTCTGCATACTAATCTGTAGCGAACTAAATAACTAAGTATCTGAGAATACCATATTCACTCTTATTCGGCTGGAAATCATCATGGGCAAGAAACACAAGAAAAAAGAGAAGGAAGAGAAAAATTCCAAGTCCCTCGTTGAGAAAACGGCTCTCTGCGATGACTGCGGCAGATACTTTAACCGTGAGTTGTCCTGGCTGAAGTTCAACGAGCGCATCCTCGAAGAAGCCCGCAATATTCGCAATCCTCTGCTGGAACGAGTCGCGTTTCTCGGCATTGTTGCCGGCAACTTGGACGAGTTCTTCATGGTGCGTGTCCCTGCATATCAGCGCGGCGCAACCCGGCAGAGCGATGAGTTTGAAGAGGTGGTCGGCAGCCGCACCCAGCTTGAGATGATCTACGACAGAACTATCTTCATGATGCGGATCGCTTCTTGGGTCTGGGCAAAGGAGCTGAAACCTGAACTGGAAAAAGAAGGAATTGTTTTCCAGAAGTATGCGAAGATCAGTGAGTCTGAAAAGCATACGCTCCGAAAAGAGCTCTCGGCAATCCTTGCTGAGACTCCGGTTAACATCATTCGCGGCGACCGGTTTCAGGACATCGAGCAGAACGATTACCTCAAAGGCATGGGACTTCTCGCAAAGTCGGACCAAGGCCTTGCGGTAATTCCTCTTCAGGATATTCTGGACAAGTACGGGCGGTATGCAAAGGTTGGAAAACGAAAGGTATCCTACCTCTTCCGCGAGGATGTTCTGC from Methanorbis rubei carries:
- a CDS encoding MiaB/RimO family radical SAM methylthiotransferase, with the protein product MDSTALTAAALDRLKNVRLYAETYGCTYNAGDTEKIIEIAKAQGCTVVDTAEDADAVLINTCIVVDKTEKHMYERMNLFAGKTLIITGCLPGISIERVLEACPDAGIIDPDLIHSCYREVGTVSSGDHAVLQIARGCNGHCTYCITRLARGKLVSFSEEDIVTQAERFVEAGVAEIQLTAQDVSSWGMDMTSGRRLPDLLRSLCKIPGEFHIRVGMANPDTLLPILDDFLDALTDPKIFLFLHVPVQSGSDAVLKTMGRRYTSAEYEEICKRSRERFPDIRISTDYIAGFSGETDADGKASVDQILSTKPGKVNITRFSVRPGTPAAKMKKLPEPIKKERSRALTNAANQVYDANNEAWIGRVVDAVVTEAVRAGSVTARDRTYQNIVVMQEIPLGTKIPVEITGHRRHYLLGRVASE